The Candidatus Bathyarchaeia archaeon genome includes the window TGAAGAAGGCTCCCGTTCGCCTGTGACGGGAAGAATGCTTGGGCGAATCCGGTTATGACAAGAGGGAACACTAGCCCGCAGAGTATCAGGGAGATTACTGCCATTCTTGCCGCTGGGCTATAGTTTTGCCGAAGTTCTCGCTTGACATTCAACGTGGCTTTTTTCTCCTAGAGCACCGATATTGCTACGTCTATGAGCTTGATTCCAACGAACGGAACGATGACTCCGCCGACTCCGTAGATTAGCGTGTTTCTCAGGAAGATGGTCATAGCTCCCGAAGGCTTGAACTTGACGCCCCGCATGGCCAAGGGAATAAGGAGAGGAATGATGATGGCGTTGAAGATGAGTGCTGAGAGTACAGCAGTGTTTAGTCCAAGCCCGAGCACGTTCAAAGCTTTGAGCTCAGGGACTGTTGATGCGAACAACACAGGCATGATCGCGAAATATTTCGCTACGTCGTTTGCGATGCTGAATGTTGTCACTGCGCCTCGGGTCATCAGCAGTTGTTTTCCGAGCATCACTACTTCTATGATCTTGGCGGGATTCGATTCGAGGTCCACCATGTTAGCAGCCTCTTTCGCAGCCTGTGTTCCTGAATTCATCGCCAGGCCCACGTCGGCCATTGCTAGGGCGGGAGCATCGTTGGTCCCATCTCCAATCATTGCAACAATTCTTGTCTCGGCCTGTTCCCGCTTGACAATGTCGTACTTGTCCTCGGGTTTCGCCTCGGGCCGGTACTCATCAATTCCCACCTCGGCAGCTATGCTCTTGGCTGTGAGCGGTTGGTCGCCGGTTATCATCACCGGTCTGATGCCCATCACCTTGATCGCTTCGATCTTCTCCTTGATATCGGGCTTGAGGACGTCCCGCAATCTTACAATCCCAATCGCTTCTCGGTTTCTCGAAATGACCATGGCCGTATCTCCTGTGGCGGAAATGCTCTGGACGATCATGTCGTAATCAGCAGGAACAGACTTGACAATTTTTTTGACAGCATCAGGTGCTCCCTTGATTATCTCTATCTCATCAGATCCAACTGGGACCCCACCTTCAACGTGGGGTTCGAATTTTCTCCTAAGTCTTCCTCTTTCTCTACCCGTCCCCCCGCTCTTGGGAAGCATGAACCCTGTTCCACCGGATAATTTTACGCCACTAGTCCGAGTGCTGGCGCTGAATTCGTAAACCTCAGACGCGTCCAGAGCGTTTAGCTCCTTGGGCACGTAGCCCATCTCGTAAGCCAGCCTGATGAGGCTTCTCCCTTCAGGCGTGTCATCGTGCCAAGAAGCAAGGAACGCGGCCTCGCCCACATCTCTCTCAGCAAATACGGGAAACGGCAAAAACTCAACCGCCTGTCTATTTCCGACAGTGATAGTCCCGGTCTTATCGAGAAGAATAACGTCAGTATCTCCAGCAGTTTCGACTGCGCGGCCAGATTTTGCTACGATTTTTTCCTTGTAGAGCCTTGAGATGCCTGATAAGCCGATCGAGGGAAGGAGTGCCCCTATCGTTGTCGGCAAAAGGCAGACGTAGAGAGCCATCAACACTGAGAGGTCTGCCGCGAGGCTCAGAACCAGAGATAGACCCAACAGAGCCACGACGAGGATCGTGAAGATTGCCGTGAGTCCTATCAGGACAATGGTCACGGCTTGTTCGTTCGGGGTCTTCGGTCTCTTGGATGATTCCACCATCCTAATCATCTGGTTGATGAAGGTCTCATCAGGGTTGGCCGTAACTTTCGCCGTCAGCGTGTCGCTGAGAATTTGGGACCCCCCGATCACGTCATCCCCTGGTGCTTTTCGGACCGCGGTGGATTCTCCTGTTAAGAGGGACTCGTCAACCATGGCGATTCCCTCCAGGACCTGTGCGTCAATGGGGACGGTGTCATTTTTCTCTAGAAGAATCAGGTCGCCCTTTCGAAGCTCCCTAGAAGGAGTTGAAACGATTCGTCTAGACCCTTCTTCGATGAGAACCTTCTTACTTGATACCTCCATCTCGAGTCTTCGAAGACTGTTCGCCGTGTTCTTTGCCTGGCTCTCTGCAAGCGCGTCGGACAGAGTGCTAAACCAGACTGTAATCAGAAGAATCAAGGCAACCTCGACGTAGAATACTTGTAGGGAATGGCTTGCAACCCTCGGGAATCCGTAGGGATAGATTGCCATCGCTGCGACGATTAAGAAAGTGATCTCCACGATCAACATTACTGGGTTGGCGATTAACCTCCGGGGGTCCAGGCGGATCAAGGAGTCTATGAGCACTTTTCGGGAAAACAATCCCTGGCGCCGGACCAGAACCATTCTACCGATTCGCGTTGTCACGATCTTCCCCTAGAATCCGTTCATTCGTCCTTGGAAAAATTCTAGAATTGGGCCGAGTGCAAGGAACGGGAAGAAGGTAAGAAGGACGAGGACGAGGATACTTCCCACGAGGACGACAGAGAAGAGGATGCTGTCTGTCTTCACGCTTGCCTCTGTCGTGAGTCTCTTTCGGCTTAGCATAGAACCGCCCAGCGCGAGCAATAGCCCGATAGGCACGAACCGTCCGAGAAACATAACCAGCGCTGTCGAGATGTTGAAGAATGGTGTATTGGCCGATGCCCCGAGAAAATCGCTACCGTTGTTGGAAGCGGCGGATGTGAACTCGTAGAATATCTGTGTGAAACCTGTCGAGTTAGTCCCGACGCCGATTGCACTTGCAGCCCCAGTCCAGTAAGCAAGGACTGTCGGTACTAGGATTATGATAGGGTGGACGAGAAATGCGATCATAACCAGTTTAACGTCTCTCGAGGTTATTTTCATCCCAAGATACTCTGGTGTCCGGCCCGACATCAGGCCAACGATGAAAATGGTGAGGACGATGAACATTACCATGTACATCACCCCGACCCCCTTCCCGCCGGGAGTCGCCTGGATCAGCATTCCATTGAATGCTGAGAGTATGACCAGAGGGTTCACGCTTGACAGGGATGCGTTAACTGAGCCGGTTGTTACCGCTGTGGTCACGACCGTCCAGAATACTGAGAAGAAGCCTCCGAAACGAACCTCCATTCCTGGGCCTACAAGAGGAAAGCTGGGAGTGAAGGCGATCAAGAGGTTGAGTGCAAACAGTGAGTAGGCACCCCACAGAATGGGGCGACTTTCCCGTTTTCTGCCGATTAGCTGGCCGAATACAAAACAGAGCGAGGTAGGAATGAGTAGCATCAAGAAGATCTGGAATATGTCAGACGCAGGGTTCGGGTTCTGGAAGGGATATGCCGAGTTCGCTCCATAGTATCCTCCTCCATTTGTGCCCAGCTGCATGATGCTAACAAGGGAAGCGACAGGTCCGACCAGGATCGTCTGTGTCGCCCCCTCCACAGTACTCGCGATCTTCACGTATCCTGTCAGAGTTTGAGGAACTCCAAGTCCCACGAATATCAAAGACGCCACAAAGCAAAGTGGGAGAAGTATTCTCGTCAAAGATCTCGTGAAGTCGACATAGAAGTTGCCCAAGTCCTTGGAACGGGCGACAAACCCCCGAATCATTGCGACGGCCACGGATATTCCCGTAGCTGCGCTGGTGAACTGCAAGAACTGGACAGCCATCATCTGGCTAAAATAGGAAAGACCAGGAACTCCGAATAGGCTGCTGCAATTCGGAAGTTGAATGCAATTCCCCTCTCCATTGTAATGTTGAAGGTTGGTATTCGTCGCGAAGCTGATGACCTGCATAAGCGCCAAGTCCCACGAGAGACCTGGAAACCCTTGAGGGTTCAATGGAAGTACGCCCTGCAATGTGAAGATTGCAAATGCGATTACCATCTGGAAAATATTTACAAAGAGTGCTGCGAGAAAGTACTCTTTCCAACCCATTCCCCGAGCTGGGTCAACTCCGATTAGTCGGTAGATTGCGCGCTCGATTGGGTTGAGTAACTTGTCGAGACGACTAGGTGTTAAAGTGAAGACTCTAGTAATGTGGGGAGCCAGAAGACGGCCTGATAGGATAGCTATGATCAGAATCGTGATGAGTATGAACAAACTGCTCAGGTTGATCAGCCGCTAACCACCTCCTTGTAACGGCCCCAGCGTTCAAAGGAAGTTAATCTATTTCCGGTCCCTGTAAGAAGCCGCAACGGCCGAGGTCGCGTTCAAAATATCGCCGTTAGCCCCAGAACCCTTGTGGGTTTTTAGAACGATCGAGCTTACCGTGCTCTTAACGCCCTTAACTTTCATTATCTTATTCTTGAGGACGTCCCGAAACTCCTCAATGTCTGATGCCGAGACTACGGTAACAATGTCAAACTCGCCCGTGACCTCGTAGAGGTCGACTACCTTGTCGAGACGGGAAAGGGCTTGCACTACGTCGTCCATGTAGGGCGACTCAACAAATATGCTTACGAACGCGATTAGCGACGCCATGTTGTCTCGACCGGCCTCGCACCCGCGGCTGTGGCGCTAATTTATGCATTTCTTGCGAGAAAAACGAGCTATTTGCGGCTTACTCGAAACACCTTCCACGCATGTGTTTTTTTGACCCATATTTTCATGTTCGCCGCTAAATTCGACGCAATAGGCGCGCGTGTCGTAACAACTAACATTCCAAGGACAGGGTTACAACGAGCTTATCCTTCTATGGGTTGTCAACGAAACAAATGAGCAGGAGCCTAGCTCTAGCCATGGGTTCGTCCGGTTCAACAATGCCTCAGGACGACTTCCGAACAAACTGGAAGACAAGCCGAACCAACTCAAGACTGGCTCAAGAGAAGACTTTCTCATCGATGTTGCAGCTCAGCATCGGCGAGGGGATTAGATCCGCTTTAGGCGAAGCCATCCTAGGAGTTCTCAGCGGCCAAGGATTATTCAATGAAGCAACAGACCCGAAAGAGTTTCACAGGAAATTACAATTGGTTTTCGGTAACGGAGCAACGGTCCTTGAGAAGGTCATCGTCAAGGATCTACTCAGAAAACTGAATGTTCAGTACAATCCTCAAGAACGCTTCGACTATGGGGAGGCCCTTGAGTTGGCAAGGGAAGCCTGCAAGGCGGAGGGGCCGACGAAATGAGCGCCGCCCAGATGCTGGAAACGCTTCTCGCGTCAGAGATTACGGGAGACCTCCTTGTCCTGTTTCACCGCAATCCTGGGCTCATCGATACTCTCGACAGCGTCGCACGTCGCATCGGGAGAACAGGGAATTCGATCGAAGAAGATGTGCGGGGGCTGGTTCATCTCGGGATCTTAAAGACAAGACGGATTGGTCGCTCTGAGGTCTTGCTCCTGGATCGCGCGAGGGACCGAGAAGTATTGGACGCCATCGCGAAACATCTTAGGAATCTAGAAGGAGTGGAGAAAATTGACAACACCAAGTTCTAGAACCGGAGTCCCTGGGTTCCCCCAATTCTTCGCTGGAAAAAGCGGGGAAGGTGGCAGGGTCCGGTCCGGAATAGTTGATCTGGACGAGATGTTGCATGGAGGATTTATGGAAGGTGATGCAGTGATGCTTGCTGGAAGTGCGGGCTGCGGAAAGACAACGCTAGCCCTCCAGTACTTGGTTAATGGAGTCAAGTTCGGAGAACCTGGAATCTACGTATCCTTTGAGGAGATGCCTGACCAGATTTACCGAGACGCTAAGAACTTCGGATGGGACCTACGCAAGCTAGAGGAAGAGAACAAGTTCAGAATGGTATGCACGTCCCCGAACTTGTTGTTAGAGTCGGAAGGGGAGAGTCTGCTTGACGAATCCTTCCGAGATGTTCAGCCAAGACGAATGGTTGTGGATTCGCTGAGTCATCTTGCAATGTTCGTCAAGGAGGGCGAGCTTAGACGAGAAGCGTACCGATTGATCATGCATCTCAAGACCAAGGGGATAAGCTCCATGATGATTTGGGAGTCTCCACAGATGGCAGGTGGATCGTTCTCAGTCACAGAAGTAGGATTGAGCTTCCTGGTGGACTGTATCCTTGCACTGAAGCCCGTCGAGATAGAATCCTCAATGCGCAAGGCTTTGGTGGTTCTGAAGATGAGGGGAAGTGACCACGACAAACGGCTCAGAGAGTTTGAGATAGCTCCGACAGGAATCAAGATAGAATCCGCATTCACGAACTATGAAGGACTCATCACCGGCTCGCCGAGAAGGGTGGCCTCGGAGAAATTCATGGATCTCTTCCGCGGGGCCGCGGAGAAACGGAAATGAGGCTGTAGGAAGAATGCTAGATCCTATTGTCTTACCAACGCTTTACTTCATAGCGGTTTTAGAGCTCATCTTCCAAGCCGGGGTTGTATTCTATGCCTACAAAGTTACAAGGATAACAGGCTCGTTTCGAGCGTGGACTATGATAATCGCGGCATTTTCCCTATTGACTATTCAAAGCGTCGTGGGATTGGTCCTGACACTCTCTCTGCCAAGAGATCAATTGTCCAACCTGATAAGCTCAGTCGGGGAGACCACCACTATCCTCAGCTCAACGGTCACCGCTATAGCGGGAGCACTTCTCTTCATTGGGGTTTTCGGACTTGCAAGGCGATTCGAAAGTCAGGCAAAACCAGCTTGATTCTTAGTCTGTCGCCTTATTCTTGCTGCGTCCCTTACTTGAAAGATAAACAATCTCGGCCAGATTTCTGCCTCTGGCCTCGTCAAGAGGGATTTCATTCGTCTCGACTAGTCTCGCGATCACTAGTTTCTCTATCACTCTTGCTCCGTATCCTAGAATGGCATGGAGCGCAGTGAGGAATTCGTCCATTCTCTGAGGTGTCTCTTCCAACGAAATGGAATATCTCTTGTGGAGATAGAGTAGAACCGAGTCTCTCGTACTTGAACCAAGCGCGCTGAGAGCGGCGTCGATAGATTCTATCAGCGGGCCATCTAGCGATGTACGTACCGCGGCGGCCAATCTAGGAAACCTGGACTAGCTCAATCTGAGCGAGGGCACCGTAGTTTGGATGAGAGACACCATAGTAATCGGTTCTGGGCTTCACACCTAACAGACAAAGAACGCCGTCATACTGGGCAAGTCTCAAATGAACATCAGAGGCGCTGGCAAGTTCTCTCAACGTGCTGGAGAATGGCCGAGCTATCGATACGATGATATCGCCAGCATTTCTTACCTTGGCGATAGTCTCGATGATTAGACCCTGCATCGCAGGAAGATCCTTTGCGTATCTGGCCTCCAATGCGTCGAAGCCGATTATGCTCAGCAGCCGGTTTTCCGGCTTCCTCAGCTTCTTAGCGGTCTTCCAGAACATGTCAAAAGGTTGGAGGACTGTTGCACCTCCAAGGTCCACTGTGTTCGGACCACCCTTTCCCGTGATGTCGAAGATTTGAACTGAAGCAAGTCCCTCCGGAACAGACTTTCTGAGAGAGTCTTGCAATTCTTCAGGGTACATTCCATTGACCGGGACGCAGATGACTTGGTCGCCAGACTTTACGGTGTTTGATATTATCGGAGTAAGAAAACTCATCAGAGATGGTGACGATACGTCTTCTCCAACCTCCAAGAGGATATGACTTCCCCGCTTGAATCCTCCTCCAAGAATCGCATCGAGACCTGCGATTCCCGTTGATGAGTGCGATGCCGTATTCTTGATGACAGGATAGGAGTGTCCGTTGTTAGGATGTGAAGAGTCGAATGGACTCAACATGCGAAATCCGCCATCGAGGGTGAACATATGCTCTCTCCTTCCTATCTTTGTCCCACGTAATTTGTGAATGACCAAGTTTCTGATAACTCTCCCGTCGATCTCCTTCTGAGTGAACTTGAGGACTCCATCCGCCACGAATTCCTCAATCCCTAGACCCAACCTCGAAGTGCCAACTGGAACCTCGGAGATCAGGAGGGTCGTGCATTCAGCCTGTCTGATTACTTTTCCAAGAATTGTGTGAAGTATTGACCGAGCCTCAATCAATTGAGGGACCGCTTGGGCCATAGCAGAAAAGGAATCAATTACAAGCCTAGACGCTTTGAAGTCAAGAACTGCGTCCACTATAGACTGGGTTACAGCCGGGATTCCCTCGTTCTTAACCGTTAGAAGGTCCATGTAGAGGAACATGCCCTCTGCGTCGGCCTTCGCGAAGTCCAAACCATTTCGCGCCATTTCAGAAAAGAACGCGTCACGACCTTCTGCGAAAGAGACATAGATTCCCTTGTCGCCCTTGAGAATTCCCTCGTAAAGGAACCTCGCACTGAAGGCTGTCTTACCCGACCCAGGAGTTCCAGCCACAAGAAATAGACCTGCTTTCGGAAGCCCACCCTCTATCACACTGTCTAGTTCAGGAACGCCCGTCGGGACCCGTTGCGACAATTTTACAATCACGCGTCAAGTCTGTTGGCAAATCACGAAAGTTAAGGGTCGTGATACTTCACACGATGGTCCGTAGTAATCTCATAGATGACCCTGGAGATAGTGTGTGTTTCGCTCTTGGGCCTTTACCTGAAATGAATGATTACCTCGCCGACCAGTAAATCCTCTGTTTTGGAGCAAACTGAAGATGTGCGAGTTTGCATATTCAGATAAACAACCTTGATGAAAGATAACGAAAGGAAGCCTTTGCCTCAATGGAAGTTCACAAGTCCATACTGGATGTCGTAGGAAACACGCCTCTTGTCCGGTTGAACAAGGTCTCGAAAGGCGTCAAACCTACGATCCTTGCCAAGTTGGAAAATCTCAACCCTGGTGGAAGCGTTAAGGATCGCATAGGAATCGCGATGGTTGAGCTAGCCGAACAAATGGGTCTCCTAAAGCCCAATGGAACGATCATCGAGCCCACCTCAGGAAACACCGGAATTGGACTCGCAATGGTTGCATCTGTGAAAGGATACAAGATGATCTTCGTAATGCCAGACAAGATGAGCGAGGAGAAAAGGAGCATACTTCGAGCATACGGTGCAAAAGTGGTGGTAACACCCACCAACGTTCCACCGGAATCTGCTGAACACTATACAAAGGTCGCGCAAAAGCTGGCGCGAGATATTCCGAACTCATACATGCCTAACCAGTACGAGAACCGGGCAAATCCCGATGCCCACTATCGGACAACAGGACCCGAGATATGGCGTCAAACTGAAGGTAAGTTAGACGTTTTTGTATGCGGAATGGGAACCGGTGGAACCATCACTGGAACAGGCCGGTTTCTGAAGAGCAAGAAAAGAAACCTGAAAGTCGTCGGCGCCGATCCTGAAGGATCCATTTTCTATCCGCGCTTTTACAGACAAGGTGAAAAGTCACACCAGTACATGGTAGAAGGGATAGGGGAAGACTTCATGCCCGGAACACTTGACATGTCGATCATAGATGATGTGATACAAGTCTCTGACACTGATGCGTTCCAAATGGCTCGACGACTCGCCCAGGAAGAAGGGATCATGGTGGGAGGATCAGGAGGAACAGCAGTGCAGGCCGCCTTGAGGGTCGCACAGCGATTGGACGAACGCAAGACGATTGTCACATTGCTCCCTGACACGGGCCGGAACTATCTCAGCAAGTTATTCTCAGACAAGTGGATGAAAGAACAAGGCTTCCACTAATTTAGGTGGACATAGTTTGAGAGATAGGGACGTGATGAACCTGCTAGATCAGCTTGAGCTCTACGTTCTCGACATCGGAAAAGATAGAGTAACTCAGAAAGACTATTGGCATTTCATCTACAAGAGCATGAAGAGCGGGTTGCTTATGACGAAGGCCATGGAGAGACATCTGCAATACAAACTGAACGAGCTGGAAATGCAGGGCTCTCAACGATGAGGGCCACGAGCGCTTTCTAGTTGGCCAATAGCCTACGATTGTGATAAGAAGCCAGCCGCTACCCGGCCCGCGTTTAGGAACAGCCTGAGAGGCGTTTCTTGCACAATCTCAAGGTTATGCGTCGCGATGATGAAGCTCACATCATCGACTAGCATTATGTTCGCGACAAATTCCATGATTATTCTCGAGTTATCTTGGTCTAGGTTCCCGGTTGGTTCATCCATCAATACAAGACGCGGCCCATTCGCCAAGGCTCTCACTATCGCGACTCGTTGTTGCTCCCCTGCGCTGAGTTGAGAAGGGCGGCGCTTCTCCTTTCCAGCCAGACCTACTCTGTTGAGAAGCTCACTTGCCCTTTTCTTCATTTCATCCTCAATTATTCCGTCGAACATCATGGTCAACTTGACATTCTCCAGAACAGTCAACTCCTCGACCAGATTGTAGTTTTGGAAAACAAACCCCACCGCGCTCCGTCTTATCTGGGAAAGTCGACGCTCATCCATATTGGAGATTTCGATTCCATCCAGCATCACCCGGCCAGATGTTGGCTTGTCAAACCCGCCTAGAATGAACAGGAGAGTGGTCTTTCCAGACCCTGATGGACCGTAGACAGCTAGAATCTCCTTCTTGCGAATCTCAAGACTTACGTTATCGAGAGCGACCGTTTTCTCTGGTCCGGCCCAGAATGTTTTGTTCAGTTCAACGGCTCTGAGAACGGATTCTTCACCCAAACCTAAAGACCTCCTGAGGCCGAACCCGGGCAATTCTTAACGCCGGATAGATGGAGGCCACGAAGGAAACGGAAAATGCTAACAAAACGGCAAAGAGAAACGTGGAGGGCACCAGAATAATGCCGACGCTGACATTCTGGACTATTGGTATCGAGATGAATTGAATGGCCGCGTAGGATATTCCAAGCCCGACCGTAGTTCCCAGAGCCCCTAGTAAGAGAGACTCATACAGGACCAGCTTGACTATCTGGTTGTAAGATGCTCCTGTAGCCTTGAATATCGCAAACGCTCGCATTCTTTCGCGAAGGTTGTTGAGATTTGAGTTCATCATTCCCAAAACAACGCCCAGAGTCACAATGGCTGTTATGTCAGAG containing:
- a CDS encoding HAD-IC family P-type ATPase encodes the protein MVLVRRQGLFSRKVLIDSLIRLDPRRLIANPVMLIVEITFLIVAAMAIYPYGFPRVASHSLQVFYVEVALILLITVWFSTLSDALAESQAKNTANSLRRLEMEVSSKKVLIEEGSRRIVSTPSRELRKGDLILLEKNDTVPIDAQVLEGIAMVDESLLTGESTAVRKAPGDDVIGGSQILSDTLTAKVTANPDETFINQMIRMVESSKRPKTPNEQAVTIVLIGLTAIFTILVVALLGLSLVLSLAADLSVLMALYVCLLPTTIGALLPSIGLSGISRLYKEKIVAKSGRAVETAGDTDVILLDKTGTITVGNRQAVEFLPFPVFAERDVGEAAFLASWHDDTPEGRSLIRLAYEMGYVPKELNALDASEVYEFSASTRTSGVKLSGGTGFMLPKSGGTGRERGRLRRKFEPHVEGGVPVGSDEIEIIKGAPDAVKKIVKSVPADYDMIVQSISATGDTAMVISRNREAIGIVRLRDVLKPDIKEKIEAIKVMGIRPVMITGDQPLTAKSIAAEVGIDEYRPEAKPEDKYDIVKREQAETRIVAMIGDGTNDAPALAMADVGLAMNSGTQAAKEAANMVDLESNPAKIIEVVMLGKQLLMTRGAVTTFSIANDVAKYFAIMPVLFASTVPELKALNVLGLGLNTAVLSALIFNAIIIPLLIPLAMRGVKFKPSGAMTIFLRNTLIYGVGGVIVPFVGIKLIDVAISVL
- the kdpA gene encoding potassium-transporting ATPase subunit KdpA, producing MFILITILIIAILSGRLLAPHITRVFTLTPSRLDKLLNPIERAIYRLIGVDPARGMGWKEYFLAALFVNIFQMVIAFAIFTLQGVLPLNPQGFPGLSWDLALMQVISFATNTNLQHYNGEGNCIQLPNCSSLFGVPGLSYFSQMMAVQFLQFTSAATGISVAVAMIRGFVARSKDLGNFYVDFTRSLTRILLPLCFVASLIFVGLGVPQTLTGYVKIASTVEGATQTILVGPVASLVSIMQLGTNGGGYYGANSAYPFQNPNPASDIFQIFLMLLIPTSLCFVFGQLIGRKRESRPILWGAYSLFALNLLIAFTPSFPLVGPGMEVRFGGFFSVFWTVVTTAVTTGSVNASLSSVNPLVILSAFNGMLIQATPGGKGVGVMYMVMFIVLTIFIVGLMSGRTPEYLGMKITSRDVKLVMIAFLVHPIIILVPTVLAYWTGAASAIGVGTNSTGFTQIFYEFTSAASNNGSDFLGASANTPFFNISTALVMFLGRFVPIGLLLALGGSMLSRKRLTTEASVKTDSILFSVVLVGSILVLVLLTFFPFLALGPILEFFQGRMNGF
- a CDS encoding Lrp/AsnC ligand binding domain-containing protein, with amino-acid sequence MASLIAFVSIFVESPYMDDVVQALSRLDKVVDLYEVTGEFDIVTVVSASDIEEFRDVLKNKIMKVKGVKSTVSSIVLKTHKGSGANGDILNATSAVAASYRDRK
- a CDS encoding ATPase domain-containing protein gives rise to the protein MTTPSSRTGVPGFPQFFAGKSGEGGRVRSGIVDLDEMLHGGFMEGDAVMLAGSAGCGKTTLALQYLVNGVKFGEPGIYVSFEEMPDQIYRDAKNFGWDLRKLEEENKFRMVCTSPNLLLESEGESLLDESFRDVQPRRMVVDSLSHLAMFVKEGELRREAYRLIMHLKTKGISSMMIWESPQMAGGSFSVTEVGLSFLVDCILALKPVEIESSMRKALVVLKMRGSDHDKRLREFEIAPTGIKIESAFTNYEGLITGSPRRVASEKFMDLFRGAAEKRK
- a CDS encoding ATPase domain-containing protein → MSQRVPTGVPELDSVIEGGLPKAGLFLVAGTPGSGKTAFSARFLYEGILKGDKGIYVSFAEGRDAFFSEMARNGLDFAKADAEGMFLYMDLLTVKNEGIPAVTQSIVDAVLDFKASRLVIDSFSAMAQAVPQLIEARSILHTILGKVIRQAECTTLLISEVPVGTSRLGLGIEEFVADGVLKFTQKEIDGRVIRNLVIHKLRGTKIGRREHMFTLDGGFRMLSPFDSSHPNNGHSYPVIKNTASHSSTGIAGLDAILGGGFKRGSHILLEVGEDVSSPSLMSFLTPIISNTVKSGDQVICVPVNGMYPEELQDSLRKSVPEGLASVQIFDITGKGGPNTVDLGGATVLQPFDMFWKTAKKLRKPENRLLSIIGFDALEARYAKDLPAMQGLIIETIAKVRNAGDIIVSIARPFSSTLRELASASDVHLRLAQYDGVLCLLGVKPRTDYYGVSHPNYGALAQIELVQVS
- the cysK gene encoding cysteine synthase A, giving the protein MEVHKSILDVVGNTPLVRLNKVSKGVKPTILAKLENLNPGGSVKDRIGIAMVELAEQMGLLKPNGTIIEPTSGNTGIGLAMVASVKGYKMIFVMPDKMSEEKRSILRAYGAKVVVTPTNVPPESAEHYTKVAQKLARDIPNSYMPNQYENRANPDAHYRTTGPEIWRQTEGKLDVFVCGMGTGGTITGTGRFLKSKKRNLKVVGADPEGSIFYPRFYRQGEKSHQYMVEGIGEDFMPGTLDMSIIDDVIQVSDTDAFQMARRLAQEEGIMVGGSGGTAVQAALRVAQRLDERKTIVTLLPDTGRNYLSKLFSDKWMKEQGFH
- a CDS encoding ABC transporter ATP-binding protein, with the translated sequence MGEESVLRAVELNKTFWAGPEKTVALDNVSLEIRKKEILAVYGPSGSGKTTLLFILGGFDKPTSGRVMLDGIEISNMDERRLSQIRRSAVGFVFQNYNLVEELTVLENVKLTMMFDGIIEDEMKKRASELLNRVGLAGKEKRRPSQLSAGEQQRVAIVRALANGPRLVLMDEPTGNLDQDNSRIIMEFVANIMLVDDVSFIIATHNLEIVQETPLRLFLNAGRVAAGFLSQS